Genomic DNA from Mycobacterium stomatepiae:
TGTGCTGCCGCGGTGTCTAATTCGTCCCTACTGCCGAGCCGGAACGCGATGTGGTCGAGGCCGCAGCGGTCTTCGTGAAAGCGGTCCGAGGCCACCGGCCGCAGCCCGAGCAGCGTGCCGCCGAGGTCGTAGACGACGCCGCCGTACAAGAAGGAGAACTGGTCGCGGGTTGCCTCGTCGGCATTCTCGGGAACTTCGAGTAACACCGGCCAATCGAACACGCTCTCGTAGAACTGCCGGGATCGCTCGATATCGGTGACGGTCAAGCGGACATGCGCGATGGACGTACTGGCTAAGGGCACTCATCCCATGCTGCCACTTGCGGAACCACATGTAGAGGGCATGCCAGAATCGCCGTCGTGCGGATAGCAATGACGATGCCGGTGATGGAACCGGACTTGGATGCCACGGTGCTGGAAACATGGGCGCGTACGATCGACGAGGGCCCGTTCTCGTCGCTGTGCTGGGGCGAGCGCATCGCGTTCGAAAACCCGGACAATCTCACGCTGCTCGGTGCGCTCGCGGCCTGGGCGAAACGGGTGCGGCTGATGACGACGGTGATCATTCCGCAGCTGCACGATCCGGTGATGTTGGCGAAAGGCCTTGCGACCGGCGACATGCTGGCGCAAGGGCGGTTGAGCGTGGGCATCGGCGTGGGCGGCAGGCAGGAGGACTACGTCGCGGTCGGTGCGGACCCGGCGACGCAGACCATGCGCGACATGGCCGAGCGGGTCGCGGTGATGAAGCGGGTGTGGGTCGGCGAGAAGATCACCGAGTCGGTGCTGCCGGTCGGGCCCGCGCCGGTGCAGCCCGACGGCCCGCCGCTGTTGGTCGGCACCATCGGGCCCAAGACCGTCCGCAGCGCGGCGGTCTGGGCCGACGGGCTGGCCGGTACCACCCTGGACCTGGACGTCGGCAAGCAGAATGAACTCTTCGACGTTGCACGCGAAGCCTGGGCGCGGGCCGGCAAGTCCAAACCCCATCTGGCGACGTCGTTCTGGTTCGCGTTCGGCACCCCCGGACAGTCGCGCGCCCAGGTGCATCGGCACCTGCGCCGCTACATGAACTGGATACCGGCGGAGTACGTCGACGCGATGGCCCCGATGACC
This window encodes:
- a CDS encoding VOC family protein, which codes for MPLASTSIAHVRLTVTDIERSRQFYESVFDWPVLLEVPENADEATRDQFSFLYGGVVYDLGGTLLGLRPVASDRFHEDRCGLDHIAFRLGSRDELDTAAAHLDEMGVEHEPIKDIGPSYILEFRDPDNIALELTAPK
- a CDS encoding LLM class flavin-dependent oxidoreductase yields the protein MTMPVMEPDLDATVLETWARTIDEGPFSSLCWGERIAFENPDNLTLLGALAAWAKRVRLMTTVIIPQLHDPVMLAKGLATGDMLAQGRLSVGIGVGGRQEDYVAVGADPATQTMRDMAERVAVMKRVWVGEKITESVLPVGPAPVQPDGPPLLVGTIGPKTVRSAAVWADGLAGTTLDLDVGKQNELFDVAREAWARAGKSKPHLATSFWFAFGTPGQSRAQVHRHLRRYMNWIPAEYVDAMAPMTGWAGSEDELAAVLRRFEEIGTDEVQLIPTSSDLDQVRRAADVAGRL